The Polyangium mundeleinium genome contains the following window.
AACTCGCTTGCATTCGCCGTCACCGCGTACGTGGTATGCCCCCCGGAGAAGCGCTCGCCTTCGGGCCGGAAGGCGAAGTGAGCGCGCCGCATGACGCCGTCCAGATCGATGTCGGGAGCTTTCGCGTGGTTGTCCGCGCCGGCCGCAGGTGCGGCGGGCGCCGGATCGCTCGGTGGCTCCCCCTCGGGATGCTCACACCCTGGCACGGAGAGCGCGGCTCCGCCGAGCAAGAGCAAGGCCGTCGTGAAGAACTGTCGGAACGTGGTGCGCCCCCTCGGGTGCCCCGATATCCCCTGTTGCACTGGGTTCATGATAACCCTGACACGTGGCACGGGGGGCCGTCCGCTGCAAGTACAATTACACGTCTTGCAAACGAACATTGGATGCCAAAGACACCGGCGGCGGGGGAGGGGAGACGAAGGGCTCCGCGGAGCTATTTGGCCTGATGGATGCCGAGGAGCTGCCACTCCCAGGCGGTCACGACGCCGGTCGCGCCGCCATGTTGTCCCAGAAGATCGGCCATGCCCGCCACCGTCTTCTCGCGGGCCCAGTCGCGCTGCCATTCCCCGCCCACGGCCATCCACGTGATCGGCACGGCCCCCGCCTGGACCATACGTCGCACGGCCATGTCGTGCGCCTCGGCGGTCACGCCGCCCGACGCGTCGGTCACGATGTAGACGTCGTAGCCTTCGCCAAGCGCGTGAATGACCGGCATGGCGAGACAAATCTCGGTCCAGAGGGCGGCGATGATGAGCTTCTTTCGGCCCGTCTTCTCCACGGCCTCGACGACACGGCGGTCTTCCCAGGTATTGATGAACGTCCGATTGATCGGCTTTTGCTCCGGGAACACGTCCTGCAGCCCCTTGATCAGGTAGCCGCCCCGTTCTTCGAGCACCGTCGTCAGGATGGTCGGCACGCCAAACGCCTTGGCGGTCTTGGCCAGGCCGATGACGTTGTTCACGATCATCGTCGGCTCGTGGCTGTGCAGATTGGCGAATTGATACGGCTGGTGGTCAATCAGCACGAGCACGGAGTTCTCCGGCGTCAGCAGCGCATCGAGCCCGACCTTGGCGTTCCTTGAACCGCTCATGAAATCTCCTTTTTGGCGCTCGTCGGGCCCCGCTCACCCACGCGGGATGCACGTCGCGAGCGCCTCGTCGTCGAAGACGCATGCGGACCATGCCGCGGTTCCTCCTCTTGCACCAGGGGGGGATTCCGGGTAGGACCGTTCCACCTCCGGAACGACATGGACCTGAACCAGATCCTCGTCTTCGTACGCGTCGTGCAGGCGGGCAGCTTCAGCGCGGCGGCGCGGCACCTGGGCCTCCCGAAGTCGACGGTGAGCCGAAAGATATCCGAGCTGGAGGAACGGATGGGCGCGCGGCTGCTGCAACGCACGACCCGCAAGCTCAGCCTCACGGATGCAGGACGTATCTATTACGAGCGCACCGCCGCCATCCTGGGTGAAATCGAGGAGGCCGAACAGGCGGTCGGTCGCCTGCAAGCGGCGCCCCGCGGCCTTCTGCGCGTGACGGTCCCGCTCGGGTTCGACATGCTGGGGCCCATCGTCGCCGAATTCCTCGAGCGGCATCCGGACGTTCAGATCCAAATGGTCTGCACCGACCGCAGGGTCGACCTCGTCGAAGAGCGCTTCGACATGGCCATCCGGGCCGGACCGCTGCAGGACTCGATGCTGGTCGCGCGCCACCTCGGCACGGCGAAGACCGCCCTCGTGGCCGCGCCGAGCTATTGCAAGCGACACGGCATTCCGCAGACGCCGGCCGATCTCCAGAAGCATTCCTGCGTCGCCTTTGGTGTCAACGCCACGCCGAACGTCTGGATCTTCGAATCCGGCGGGAAGCGGACCGAGGTTCGCATCACGCCGCGGCTGACCGTAAACGACCAGGAGCTCATCCGCGAGGCCGTCCTCGCGGGTGTCGGAATCGCCTGGTTGCCCGAGCACCTCTACACGGACGGCCTTCGCAAAGGACATTTGCGTCGTCTGCTCCCCGAGTGGGGCGCCCCCGCCGACGTGCCGGTGCACGCGCTCTACCCGACGACACGCCAGCTTTCACCGAAGGTGGTCGCCTTCATCGATCTCGTCGCCAAACGGATCCGCATTCACGGCTGACGGCGCGGAGCTGGGGCGTTGCCCCAGACCCCACCGGGGCTATCCGCCCCTGGACCCGGACCAGCGCAAGCGCTGGACTCGGGGTCGATGAACTGCGCGATGCGCAGTTCATCGAACAGCCGCTGGCAAGACCAGCGACGACCCTGCCCACCAAGGCCACAGCGCTGCTGGTTCAACGGGCAACGCACCCGTCGCCAGCTTGGAACCCACCTCCATGGTCTTGCCACCGGCCCGTTGGAAGAACTGCGCACCGCGCAGTTCTTCCACCTTCGGTCCAGGCCGTGCCTGGTCCGGGTCGAGGAGCGGACAGCCCCCGCGGGGTCCGGGG
Protein-coding sequences here:
- a CDS encoding hydrolase codes for the protein MSGSRNAKVGLDALLTPENSVLVLIDHQPYQFANLHSHEPTMIVNNVIGLAKTAKAFGVPTILTTVLEERGGYLIKGLQDVFPEQKPINRTFINTWEDRRVVEAVEKTGRKKLIIAALWTEICLAMPVIHALGEGYDVYIVTDASGGVTAEAHDMAVRRMVQAGAVPITWMAVGGEWQRDWAREKTVAGMADLLGQHGGATGVVTAWEWQLLGIHQAK
- a CDS encoding LysR family transcriptional regulator, whose translation is MDLNQILVFVRVVQAGSFSAAARHLGLPKSTVSRKISELEERMGARLLQRTTRKLSLTDAGRIYYERTAAILGEIEEAEQAVGRLQAAPRGLLRVTVPLGFDMLGPIVAEFLERHPDVQIQMVCTDRRVDLVEERFDMAIRAGPLQDSMLVARHLGTAKTALVAAPSYCKRHGIPQTPADLQKHSCVAFGVNATPNVWIFESGGKRTEVRITPRLTVNDQELIREAVLAGVGIAWLPEHLYTDGLRKGHLRRLLPEWGAPADVPVHALYPTTRQLSPKVVAFIDLVAKRIRIHG